The genomic segment AGCCGCCCACCCACATCCATTTTACGAGCGATAACCTACAAAAGCGGAACAGCCGCCTCAAGGCGGTATTTGATCTGGCCGTTCCTGATGGGGAAACGCTGACCACGTATACGAGTCTGCGGACCGCCCATGAGGGTGATGTCGCGGATACGCGGAGTCATGCGAACAGCTGCCCTGATCCCGTCATCAAAGAACTCACGCACGCTCGCGCGGCCCTGCTGGAGTCGAAGATTGCCCGTGGGGAAGTGTCGCACTGGCGGTTTTTCGCCACGGTGACGGTCACGCCTCCCCCCGAGGACCGCTTTAGCAAGGACGCGCCGCCCAGCAGCACCGAGCTGGACGCTGCCGTGAACAACGCCCTGGCACTCCAGGCGGCGACGGTGGCCCAGATGCGTGCTTCCGGCTTCCGGGCAGAAGCGATGACGGGGCAGGACGTGTTTACCGAGGCCTTCTTTTACCTCAACCCCAGTTGGCCCGAAGCGCCCGAGTTCGTTCCCCAGGGGGAGCGGGAGATTTACAGCATGAGGCGCGGCGTGCCCGACCAGCAGAGCTTGATTCGCCAGCTCACCACGGCAGCCGGGAACAACCTGCACTCCAAGCACTTCATCGTGGGTGACCGGTTCGTGGACGTGCTCAGCCTCAGCCGCCTGCCGGAGTACACGGAGACGGGCTACCTCAAAGAGATCACGGACGAGCTGCACGGCACCTATTACGTGGTGGTGCAGGCCACCCGTGAGAACGACTACGACGTGAGCAACGAGCTGGAGAAGAAGAAGAACGACCTGTGGACCCGCGTCAAATCCCCTGGCGTAATTCCCAACGGCAAGGCCGTCAACCTGCTCGATCAGATCGAGCTGGCCCAACGGCTCGAAGGTCTGGAAAGCCGGTTTGACGCGGCTGTATCGGTGGTCCTCGTCGCGCAGACGGCCCAGGAGTTGGAGACGATGAAGCGCAAGGCGCGCGGCAACATGACCCGCCTGCGTGGGGGAATGCCAATCACCTACGGTTTTCAGGCCAACGCGCAGTACCTCGCGCTGCTCCCCTTCGGCGGGGGCCGCAGCGGGTTCGAGTTCAAGCCCTACACCAACAACGTCATTGACCTCTTCCCTCCTGTCTCCCCCTGGAAAGGCTTCGAGGAAGGCGCGATCACCTACCAGAACCGTGACAAGTCCCTGATCCGCTTCGATCTGTTCACCAAGAACACCGTAACCGCGCATTTCTGTGTTTTCGCGCCCACCGGCTCCGGTAAGACGGTTCTCGTGCAGTCGCTGCTCAACGCTGAGCTGGCGAAGTACCCCGACGCTGCCGTGATCGTGACAGACGCCAAACAGGACTTCGGCTACTTCTTCCGCTCTATTCAGGACGCGGAGATCATCACCTTTGGATATGGGTCCGACACCCGCCTGAACGTGTTCGACCTGGAGGAAGGGGCCGACGCGCCCGACGGCGAGAAGCTGGCCTCCCTGATGACCTTCATTCGGATCTTCGTCGAGCCGCCGCGGGACCTGCGCGACAAGGGCTACGAGGACGTGGCGATCACCGAAGGCATCATGGCGATCTACGTTCAGTTCAAGAACGAGCAGCGCGCCCCCCAGATGAGCGACCTCTACCGGATGCTGACGGTGATTGAGAACTACACCGATAGCGGCAGGCAGATGGAGCCGCGCGTAATCGAGGCGGCGCGCAGTGTGGCTGTCCGCCTCCGCAAAGCCCTGGGAGCCAGCCCTGTTGCTCCTTTCGTGGATTGCCAGTCCAACAAGAAGCTCACCGCGAGGAGGATCTACCTGAGCCTGTACGGCATTCCCGAGGACGACGAGCTGATGAAGCGCATTAGCCAGCACATCATCAAAAACGTCGTGTGGACGACTGCCAAGAACTATCCCCGTGGTGTCAAGAAGTTCATTTTCTTTGATGAGTTCGAGAACCAGGTGCAGACCGACGATGAGCTGGATGCCGTAAAGCGGATGTTGCGCGTCTTCCGTTCATTCGGGGTGAGCTTTGGCATGGGCACGCAGTCCGCAACGGCCAGCCAATACTTTGGGGACCTCCGGGACAGCTTCTCGCACCTGTTCATCGGGCGGTACTCGAAGGACGTGGCGAAGGACGTGGTGCGGGTCCTGAGCCTCCCCGAAGTCATGGCGGAGCTGCTGCCCACTCTCAACAACGTGGTGGGCCAATACTCCGAATTTGCCCTGTTGGTGCAGCAGTCCGGTGAGCTGAACAGCAACGAGAAGATTGGGGACATCATTCAGGTGCAGGAAAGCAAGCTCGCCCTCTGGGTGTTCAACAGTGGCAACCAGGAGGTTGCCGAGAAAGACCGCTATGTGGCCGCCGCTAATGGCAACGTCATTGAGGGCGTCCGCAAGCTGGTCACAGACAAATTCGGGAGCCACATATGAGGAGACTGCATCTGAGACGGGGGCCAGCGGTGTTTGCCATCGTCGCGCTGACGTTCTCCCTGCAAGGCAAAGCCGAGGCCGCTGGAGCCGCCAACGGCTGGAACGAGCTGGGGGAAATCCTCAAGAAGGCCTGTAGCGTCGGCGGGTCCAACATGGGGATCGGCGGGATCAAGCTCAACAACAAGGATGTGGCCGCGAAGATGCAGTGGCTCTGTCAGCTTCAGAGCATCCACGGCTACATCAACCAGAACATCCTGAACGGTGACTGGGAAGGCTTCGCAGGGTCCGTAGCAGGGGATTACGTAGGTAAATTCCTGGGCTACGCGGGTGGCGGGAGTGGCGCACTGAACAACTTCACCGAGAACCTGAACAAGGCGCTTGAGGGCGGGTACGCCGACTTTAGAAAGATGCTCTACGGGTCCTTTGGCATGGCCTTCAACAGCCGCAAAAGCCTGCACGAGGGGGAAGACCCGAGTTCGGTCGGTGGCATGACCTACAACGCCATTAAGAGCAACCCTGTCCTCGCCGCAGCGGAGCAGATGGCCCGGATGCGCGACTCGATGGAAGCGACCGCAGGCCTGGAAAAGGCTTACGAGGCGAAGAAGGTGCAGGACGAAGCCTTGCAGGCCCTGGAGGTCAACACCGCCCAGGCCATGAACAATGCCACCGCCGTCATCGGCACCGGCATCAAGGAAGGCATCACAGATCGGTACATCAAGGATGCCCGCACAGCCCTCTCTACCCGCGAAGTGGCCGAGGTGCAGGTGCAGCTCGCGGGCGAAGCCATGCGCCAGGAAGCGACCATGAACGTGGCGCTGATGAACCAGCTCGGCGAGATGGTGCAGCAGCAGGTCATGACCAACATGCAGCTGATGAAGGAGAGCGGTGCCCGCACCGAGGCCCTGATGAGCCATGAGGCCGAACTCAACGCAGCGATTGCCAATGAAGCCCTGGAGAACAAGCTGCTGGCGAGTCAGTACGCGGGCGAGATCAAGGGGGCCTACGCGAACCTGTCGAGCGTCATCAAGGACCAGGAGGTCACCCTGACTCCTGTGGGTCAGTAGGAAGGAGGGAGCGATGAAACTCTTTGTTCTTCTGATCCTCCTGGCCTTCTCAGGTCAGGCGGGCGCGATTGACTGGGCTGCCAATATCGATTTGCTGGCAGGCAGCCCCGTGCAGTGGTTGGCGACCATGAACAAGTTGATGGCCGGTTCTGGCATCTACAGCGGTGTTTACGCTGCTGCTTCTGGAGTCGCCGTCGCAGGTTTTTTCATTCGTCTCTGGGCCGAACTGGGCAAAGGAAGCAATTCGGGCATGCGGGGAGTCATCGTGCAGGGCATCGGCGTAGCGATGATGCTCTCGGCCGTGGGCCCGATTAACGCAGCCCTCGCCAGCTCCTGGACCGCAACGTATAACGGCGCAAATGCGAAGTTCGCGGGTTCCTTGAATGACGTGGTGTACGACTCCGGCAAGGCCTTCGAGAACCTGCTGCACAACGTAGCGAACGCCTCTGCTGTAGCGACCGTGGGCGCTGGAGCCGCCGTGAAGGGCCTCGGGGGTGCCGTCACGAAGACCCAACTGGCGAAAAATGTTGGGTCCAATGCCATCCGTTCGATGGGGGCCAAAATATCGTCCGCCGCCATGTTCCTGAACGGCTTTGTGGTCTTCTATGCCGCCATCATCTCCATTAGCGGCTTCATCATTCTGGCGATTGGGTATGTGCTTCCTCTGGCGATTGCCCTAACAATGTGGGGGCAGATAACCCCCCTGTGGAGCTGTGTCGGTTCCGCGCTTGGATCGATCATGATTGCCGCGTTTATGCCCATCCTGGCGTATGCAGCCATTGACAAGGCATTTATTCAGCCTGCAAAGGTTGCTCAGCATTACACGGAGCAGATTGTTGACCAGTTGACCAGCGGGAACGGCCAAGCGTCCCAGATGTCGCAAACGGCGAGTGCCGAAATTAAGGCGGCACAGGCGGAATGTGCGGCGCGGCAAAAAGTGGACGTGATGGTGAACTGCCTTGACCCGGATAAATCGGGAATTGCAGAGAAAGTGTTCCGTGGCATCCTGGGCGGTTTGTCCTCTGGCGTCAATGTTCTGGTCAAAGTGTTCGCGGATGCGATGGCAGGAATTGCAGGCATCATCATTCAAATTGTCCTGTCCATCTTCTACTTCGCGGCAGCCATCGCTTTCATCCTTGGGGCTTCTCAGTTCCTGACGACCATCCTTGGCGGTGCCGCCCAGTACGCTGGAGCCACCATCAAAGGCAAGTAACCAAAGGAGAAGAGGGAAATGCCCAAAGACGACCCTAGTGGATCGGAGAGCCTGAAGGACTTCCTGGCGGATGGGATCAGAAAGGGGATGTTTGGTGAAGAAGCGAAGGCGGGTGGCAGATCGGCACCTTCCGAATCCATTCTTGGGGCGTTTTTCGAGGGCGTGTGTGAGGGAGTAGAGGAACTGAAGAAGCAGCCTTCCATAGAGAGCAGATCCTACGAAATCGTAGGCCAGATGTATGGCGCTGCGGAAGGAAGCTTGCCTCACTACATGCTCAGTCTTGAGGAGGCCGAGAGGAGGAAGAAGAAGTGGTGGCAGTGGTTCTGACGGCCCGCAGGCTCACCTTCTCTCTCCCCCTGTTGGTAGGAATGGCAGGCGCTCAGGCGAGCGGTGAGTATCAGAGCATGATTGATGCCATTCTGGAATCAAACCAGGGTCGGGTGCTTGTTTTCGCACCAACCATCTTTGATAAGACGCTCGCCAATGCCTTACGTCAGACCCGACAGGACTACATCAGAAAAACCAATCTTAGAGTCTTGACGGTGCCCTACTACAATTATCTTCCTGATAGCACGATCCTTTCCCTGGCCCTTTCAGGTGTCCCTGTTCACGAGGCGCAAATTCCTTCCAAGGAAGGTGTAGTGATCGTTGATGGTCAAGGGTGGATAGGAAGAGATTTAGGCAAATTTGAGATGAACAGCATCAGGAGAATGAATAGCCAGGAAATCAACAAACTGTTAGATTGGTTAAAGAAAAGTGTAAAATCCGCCCACTTTATTACCCAATACGAAGCCTTCACGCGATTGAAGCAGGTGCTGAAATGACGAATATGACCTTGGAAAACACGATGTTCGGGAAGATTGCCAAGCGTTCGGGCCTCAAGCTCAACGTCTACCATATCTTCCTGGCGATCCTGAACTTTGCTGCCCTTGCCCTTGCGTTCTGGGATGCCAAAGGGATAGCCGTTCTGTTCGTCACCGTTGCCTACTCTCTCAGTCTTCACCTGAAGTATTCGCAGCGTGAGGAGCAGCGCCTGACCAATGAGCTGCTGGAGGACATTCTCAACAAAGACACGCCCCTTCGGTAACGAGAATGGAATTCACCCGAGAAGCCGTCGAAGCGAGAATCCAGAAGGACTACCAGAAGCTGCTTGCAATACTTCCCGCCGATATTCGGGAGGTATTGCAAGGCGTCATTTCAGACACTGAAGAGGTCAAGCTCCGGTTTGGCCGTGAGATGAAGATCAAGCATCATGGCACCTGGCACAAGTACCCGCATCTGGTGATCGGTCAGAGCCACCTCACGGACTTCCGCTCCCGACTGGACCACATCCGTGACGACAACCGCACCGGCATTGACGGGACCGGCCACCGCATCAGCCGGATTCCCAGTGCCGACGGCAGGGGCACGGACGGCTTTAACATCCGCGTCGCCCGCTTCTACGTGGGTGTGGGCGAGGTCCTGCGCGCTCGCCTGCACGAGGACCCAACCATGCTCATCATGGGCCTGGCCGGCAAAGGGAAAAGCACCTTGCTCCGCGACGTGACCCGCATCATCGCGGAGAAGTACGACGCCAACGTGACCATCGTGGACACCTCAAACGAAGTGGCGGGCGACGGGCGCACACCCCACCCAGGAATTGGGGAAGCCGACCGCTACTTTGTGCCAGTGAAGGCCAAGCAGCACGAGGTGATGCTGGAGGCCATTGCCAACAACTCGGCGCACATCATCGTGATTGACGAGGTGCAGACCAAGCTGGAAGCAGACACCATCCGGCACCTTTCAGCGAAGGGTGAATTTGTTGCCACCACCCACGGGGACAGCATCACGGAGATCATTGAGAACGAGCTGCTGGCCGCCCTGTTTCACCCCACCCCCTGTTTAGGTGGGGCCTGATGGTGCGGGAGATCGGCGTGTACGACCTCTATGACCTGAAGCAAGCGGTGCATGCCGTGAAGGCGGAGCATATGCCGGAGCCGCTGGAGTCCTTTACGGCGAGGGTGGTGGAAGCGGCAAAACCTCCCATGCATGCCGCGAACATGGAACACAAAGTATTCAACGACCCTTTTGGTATGGCTGGAATGATGGCATTCCCCGCCAAGGTCACCTTGGAAGATCGCGGGATGGTGCGGGATCGGACGGACCTCGAGGAGGGGTATGGGGCAACAGGGCTGCCGGCAGGAGAGCCCAGGATACCCATTAGCTGGGACGTCATTGACACAAGCACGGGGAATTGAACCAATGGCATCACGTCGGAGACAGCCTGCGGAACCCTGTACACGACGAGGGCGCCCTGGTCCAGTCGGAGAGTAGAAGCCATCAGGGGCGCACGCGAGCGACTGGGCGGTGTGTCCATGCCGTACGTAGCGACGATTCTCCGCTTTTCCAGATCAATTCACCTTTTTCTGTGCGGGCCATCATGTCTCCACTGGGCAAGAGGAACTCAGTCCGGGCCTTCTCGAACGGCCATCGGCGGCTCTCACCGGCCCCTGCTGAGTGGGGTCCGATCCACTTCCCTTCACGAACTGAACCCGCTCTGAGCACTTCCGGGTTGTGCTCCACGCTTGCATCGGGAAGCATGCCTCCTATGCGTACAGGAATCTTTGCCGCCGTCACCATCGCCCTCGTTACGCAGGCCCCTGCCGCCTTCGCCTCCCAACTCAGCTGGGAAGCCATCCGGCAAGGTGACACGGGCCGCGAGGTCTACACCCTGCAGTACCTCCTCCGGGAAGCAGGCCTCACGGTCAGCATCGACGGAATCTTCGGGACAGACACCGATGCCCGCGTGCGCGACTTTCAGCGGGCCAAAGGGCTGACGGTGGACGGCGTGGTGGGGGGCAACACCTGGGAAGCCCTGATCAAGACCGTGCGTCAGGGCGACAACAACAACGCGGTGCGGGCAGTGCAGGACCAACTGCGGAGCGGTTACGGCTACGCCAGCGTGACTGTCGATGGAATTTTCGGCTCCGGGACAGATACCGCCGTGCGCGACTTCCAGACGAAGCGTGAACTGGGTGCCGACGGCATCGTGGGCCTGAACACCTGGCACGCCCTGGTGAACGGAAGTGGCACCGTGGGGACGGGCACTGGCGGCACCACCGCTACCCTGGCCTCGCAGATTCTGAGCAATGGCCGCATCACGCTGGGCACAAGCAGCGACACCACCGGGGGGAATCCCAAGCAGAACATGGTGGACACTTCGAACGGCCTGCCCGTCAAGCGGGGGTGCGCGACCAACGCGAACTGCGGGCTGACGACCACGCTGAAACGGTCGATGCTGGAGGGGATGCTGAAGGTCGCCAACACGGGGACGATCTACATCACGTCCATCGCGGGGGGGAAGCACTCGGCCAACTCGGACCATTACGCGGGGCTGGCCTTTGATATCGGGATCTGGAACGGCACCAGCCTGTCGAGTCCGAACAGTGCGCACACGGCGGCACGCAATGCGTGCATTGCGGCGGGGTCCGACCCCAGCCAGACGTTCGACGCGTATCACGACCCCACAGGTGGGCATAAGAACCACGTCCACTGCGCCTGGAACTGAGGGGAGGAAGGAGGGCGGAGGGCCTGTTGACCCTCCGCCCTCCCCATACGGTTCAGGGGAAAAGAGCGGGTACGGACGCGTCTGCTCTCGCTCACTCGCAGGCTACGCCATCTCCATCCTGGTCCAACCCATCCCAGTATCCCAGTTATCCCCTTGGTGACGGAGCCGCCCCCGCAGCCACGTAGCTGGGGTCGTACGTTTTTGAAGACGTAGGCTGACTGGGGTCGTTGCAACAAACTCCGGTGGCTTCCCTGGCACCGCTGGAGCGGCTGGGCGCATCTGTCCCGCTCCCTGCCCCTCTCCACCATGACGGTATACGGCCCCCACCGTCACGTATTTTTCTGATGTTCAGTCGGCTTGGTCAGCCGCTTCGAGGCGGACCTCCACGTCGAGCTTGGCGTATATGGCGGTGGTGACCAAAGCGTAGCCAAGCACAACGGGAAGCTGAGACATCAGCTCAAGGAGATTAGTGGTCTATTGGGGAAGTAAGTTGGGAGATAAGTTCCCCTCCGCACCGTAGAGAGTGAAGTCCCAACGCGAAGCCAAAAGGACCCCTTCAATTCAACTCCCGAAGTACCTCTCCATCGGACCATTAGCTGTACTTCGGGGAAATTCAGAGGAGTATGCATTTGCTGTTTGGCACCGCATTTATGGGCCCGTGCACTGTTGAAACCACTTCGTGCTGTGGGACAGAGAAGGGAAGGAGCGACCGCCCTTCAATCTGGCGGAGGAATGGGAGTACGGTCCCACTCGTGAAGCCCAGAGCCAGAGGTTCAATGCGGCACCGTTTGTGCCATAAATTCTCCGTGATGCACTGAGGTTCTATCTGTGAATTTTTGAACAGAAAGTTAACACAGTTAACCAAATGACGTCTAAAAGTCGTCGGTGCCACAAACTTCTCGACTTCTTGACGCCTATACCGGGCAAAAGTCATCTTTTCGAGCCTAAAGGCCTCTTGACTTTTCATAACCTTGCCCCTTACTCTCGGATTAGTTAAAAGAGTTTAACTAACATATTCTGCGGATGGACCCTGAGTAGTGCGTCGGTGGAGTCATAGCGGAGGACTTTTAAACAGATTCAACATGGCGGCCCAGCGACTTGCACCAGGCGATTGCGGTTCGGGTGTAGCGGTGGTGGAAGCCAGGGAGTTCCTCTCGGCCTGTAGCCCCAGTTGCTCTCGAAGCGTTGCATGCTCCATAGCACTCATGTTCCTATGGAAGCACAGCTCAAGTACGTAAATAGCAGAATTCATATGTCCGGGCAGTACGGTCCTCGTCCTCAGTCAGCCGCGCCGTCCCTTCTACTTCATACGCAGCCCATTCAGCGTCCCCCCATTCCCCCGCACAGTGCGCGGCAGGAGGTGCTTCATGATGACCTTGCTCTGGATGACCCTGCTCGTGGCAGCGTTCGTAAACGGACTCGCCGAACAGCTTCCCCGCCTCGCGTGGCTGCAGCCCAACACCCTGACGCTGCACTTGACCATGGTGTGCGCGCTCTTGCTACTTACCTTCGCGCAGGACTTGATGAATGCCGTGGACGGCTGGGTCATCTTGGGCCACGCGTACCGGATCGTAGAGGTAGGTGTGTGCTCCTGGTGTGTGCTTCCCGGCGTGCTCGCCCTCGTGATGGGATGGGTGGAGGAAGCGCGAGGGAACACGAAGCAGAACACTGTGCCGGTGACCGGCCAGGGGTGAACACACGTCCACGATTACGGTGGTGAGTTCTGGGAACCCCTCGAGGAATTCGTTTAAGGAGCAAATCTCCTTCCGCTGTTGGCTTCGTCCGGCTCAGCTTCAGTGTCCAAGGGCACAGGGGAGCAAAGCGTAGATGTTGCGGCATACATTCGCCGCATTGAGGCCAAACAAGATGCCTGGTGGCTCACTGGACATAGGTGAGCGGTCTCCCGAGCTCAAGGGTGTCGAGAGGAACTTCGACCAGGTCAGGTTTCTGTTCTCTCATCTTTCAGGGGTCTGAATGCCGACACCCGTGGCAAGTGAGTCACCAGTACAGCATTTTTCAAATTGGCGTCGTTGGCTATGAGCCGCCCTCTCCGGTACACCGTGCAGTTGAGCGCTGAGCAGGAACAATTCAAGGAGTTGCTGTATGACCAACGATCCAAAACTTGCCTCCCCTGATCTGTCTCTCAGTCTCCCTCCCTACGAAGCGCCCCGCTTGAGCGTCCTGGGAGCCTGGGAGGCCGTCACGCTCGCTCAAAGTGTCAGCCTCACCGGCCTCGGCCTTCCCAATCCCATTAAAAGCAGCGCGGGAACCTGGTAATGCACAGGCAAGGTTTAGCAACCATGGGGCTGTCACTGCTGCTCTCTGCCTGTACCCCTCCTCAAACCCCCGTGGCTCTGCCATACCCACCTTCCTCCACCACTCCGACAACTCCCCGCTCACTCGGCCGGGTCGAGGTGAGCTTTACGGGTCTTGGTACTCAGGTGTACGCCTCGAACGTCCGCAGTCTGGACAGCAACATAAACGGTCAAGCCCTCACTAAAGTGGCACAGGGACTGCAACTTAAGTTCAACAGCAAAGGCAGCTTCGATGTTGGCACTGCAGGAAGTGGGACGCGTTACCTCTACGCTACGTATAACGTGCGTAACGCTGGAATGGACGGCGTCCCCTCACCTGTCGCCCGCAGCAATCTCACCTTTGTGGCGGTGGACGCGAGCAGCCCGGAAACGATTAGCGGTACGGCTGTCCGCAACTTCAAACGCTTCGACGGGTCGGGTGCGGACGTTACCCTGGCTCCAAAACTTATTCCCACTGTGGGGATGACCCTGATCAACGGCATCCCAACGGTAAACGCCTCACAGGCAGACTTCCAGGCATTGACGACGGCCGAAGCGAGTGGAATCGGGCAGCCAGCAGGTGTACGGGATGTCTTCCAGTACGGCTTTGTGGTCCGCAACCGCACGGGCAGTGGCCGCACATTAAGCGCCAATCCAGGTGTGGATCAGTACGATGGCCTCGTCACGTTCGCGGTGAGGCTGCCTTTGCAAGCAAATCCCATCAACGACCCCTATAGCTTCTCGCTGGTCTTTGAAGTTGTCGAGGACTCAGCCAATCGTGTGACACGGGTGCCGGAGGAGACGGTCAGTCAAGCGCAAAGCCGCGCCACAGCCCTGGGCGCCAGTCTGGTGGACGGCACGACCATCTGCCGCGTTCGTGTGGCAGGGCCGGTGACGTCTCCCATCACCACCCTCTATGACCTGGGTGTCACGTCGACCGCCGCAGGAGGGGGAAACGGCTGCTACGACGCGGGCGTCGC from the Deinococcus hopiensis KR-140 genome contains:
- a CDS encoding helicase HerA domain-containing protein, which encodes MLPYWDIHNNIMVLKDGRLMYGFYFEPPTHIHFTSDNLQKRNSRLKAVFDLAVPDGETLTTYTSLRTAHEGDVADTRSHANSCPDPVIKELTHARAALLESKIARGEVSHWRFFATVTVTPPPEDRFSKDAPPSSTELDAAVNNALALQAATVAQMRASGFRAEAMTGQDVFTEAFFYLNPSWPEAPEFVPQGEREIYSMRRGVPDQQSLIRQLTTAAGNNLHSKHFIVGDRFVDVLSLSRLPEYTETGYLKEITDELHGTYYVVVQATRENDYDVSNELEKKKNDLWTRVKSPGVIPNGKAVNLLDQIELAQRLEGLESRFDAAVSVVLVAQTAQELETMKRKARGNMTRLRGGMPITYGFQANAQYLALLPFGGGRSGFEFKPYTNNVIDLFPPVSPWKGFEEGAITYQNRDKSLIRFDLFTKNTVTAHFCVFAPTGSGKTVLVQSLLNAELAKYPDAAVIVTDAKQDFGYFFRSIQDAEIITFGYGSDTRLNVFDLEEGADAPDGEKLASLMTFIRIFVEPPRDLRDKGYEDVAITEGIMAIYVQFKNEQRAPQMSDLYRMLTVIENYTDSGRQMEPRVIEAARSVAVRLRKALGASPVAPFVDCQSNKKLTARRIYLSLYGIPEDDELMKRISQHIIKNVVWTTAKNYPRGVKKFIFFDEFENQVQTDDELDAVKRMLRVFRSFGVSFGMGTQSATASQYFGDLRDSFSHLFIGRYSKDVAKDVVRVLSLPEVMAELLPTLNNVVGQYSEFALLVQQSGELNSNEKIGDIIQVQESKLALWVFNSGNQEVAEKDRYVAAANGNVIEGVRKLVTDKFGSHI
- a CDS encoding ATP-binding protein, which produces MEFTREAVEARIQKDYQKLLAILPADIREVLQGVISDTEEVKLRFGREMKIKHHGTWHKYPHLVIGQSHLTDFRSRLDHIRDDNRTGIDGTGHRISRIPSADGRGTDGFNIRVARFYVGVGEVLRARLHEDPTMLIMGLAGKGKSTLLRDVTRIIAEKYDANVTIVDTSNEVAGDGRTPHPGIGEADRYFVPVKAKQHEVMLEAIANNSAHIIVIDEVQTKLEADTIRHLSAKGEFVATTHGDSITEIIENELLAALFHPTPCLGGA
- a CDS encoding peptidoglycan-binding domain-containing protein — protein: MRTGIFAAVTIALVTQAPAAFASQLSWEAIRQGDTGREVYTLQYLLREAGLTVSIDGIFGTDTDARVRDFQRAKGLTVDGVVGGNTWEALIKTVRQGDNNNAVRAVQDQLRSGYGYASVTVDGIFGSGTDTAVRDFQTKRELGADGIVGLNTWHALVNGSGTVGTGTGGTTATLASQILSNGRITLGTSSDTTGGNPKQNMVDTSNGLPVKRGCATNANCGLTTTLKRSMLEGMLKVANTGTIYITSIAGGKHSANSDHYAGLAFDIGIWNGTSLSSPNSAHTAARNACIAAGSDPSQTFDAYHDPTGGHKNHVHCAWN
- a CDS encoding excalibur calcium-binding domain-containing protein, whose translation is MGYWDGLDQDGDGVACE